The Acidobacteriota bacterium nucleotide sequence TGCCGCAATTTGCCCGTGGTGACGGGTTGGCGTCCGGCTTCGGCTTGGCCGTGGTGCGGCAATAACAGGCTGACCGATTTACCGATCAACTCTTCGGGCCGGTAACCGAAGACGCGCAACGAGGCGGAATTGACAAAGCGGATGGTGCGGTCGGCATCCATCGTCAAAATCACATCTTGCGCCGTTTCAGCCAGCGCGCGGTGGCGGCCTTCGCTGTTGTGCAATTCCTGCTGAATGCGCTGCCGCTCGCTGATGTCGCGAATGACGCTCATCAGCAACAACCCGTCTTCGGTGACGATGGGGCGCTGGGTAATCTCGGTCAGGAATTCGCGGCCATGCGCATCCAAGACATAAAATTCGATTTGCTGCGCGCGCTCGTCCGCATTGCGCAAAATCAGCGCGTTGCGATTCTCTTCCTGGGGTTCGAGCAGAGCGCTGAGGTCGCTGAGATTAGCGTCGGCGCCGGAACTGGCGGCTGCTTCTTCGCCAGTTTTTTTGCGGTAGCGTTCGGGTACCAACAACTCTACGCTTTGGCCGAGCAGGGCTTCGCGGTTGTAACCAAACAGCTTTTCGGTTTGCGAATTGATCAGCACGATGTTGCCTTCCTGATTGGCCAGCACGATGGCATCCGGCGCAAATTCGAGCAACTCCTGAAAGCGCGTGCGCGCCGAAACCAGGCTGTCAATCAAATGCCGCTGCTGGCGCATATCGCGCGCCACGGCTAGGACGCCCGTGATTTTGTCCTGTTTGTCGTGCATCAAGGTCAGCGAGAAACTGACCGGAATCACCGTGCCTTCAGGTGGCCGCACATCCACATCCAGCGTGACGCTGCGCCAGCCATTGGCCATTTCCATCAGCTTCCAGGGCGTCGCCGGAAGTTCTTCGTTGTTGCAAACGACCGAGAGCAGACGGCCCAAAATGGCTTCTTCGCTGCACCCCAACAGCGCTGCCGCCGCCGGGTTGGCGCGCACGACGCGGCCCGCGCGGTCGGTCAGGAATAACGCCTCCGACATCGAAGAGATGATCTGTTGCACCAGATCGCGCGTCTCGGCGATTTCGGAAGCGCGCCGCTCCAATTCAAATTGCGCATTGGTCAGTTCGGCATACGCGCTTTGCAGATTGGCGAACATATCCGGCCAAGCCGTCTCTTGTTGCAGCTTGTCCTGAATTTCAGTCTCGTTGTTTTTGAATTTCCAACTGGGCAATCGCATGGGCAACCTCCTCAAAGAAGATGCTGGATGTTAGATGCTAGATGCTAGAGCGGATGCTAGATACTAGACACGGAAGCGGGATGCCGGAAGCGGGATGCCGGAAGCGGGATGCCGGATGCCGGATGCCGGATACCGGATGCCGGATGCGGATGCCGGATGCCGGATGCCGGATGCGGATGCCGGATGCGGATGCCGGATGCCGGATACGGAGGAAACCTGAGTTCTCCGCCATGAGCCTCTTCCTAGCATCTAGCATCTAGCATCTAGCATCTTTTTTACGGATCAAAACTGCGGATCGTCCGCATTAAGTCAATGCCGGTAAATTCGTCCGGTTCGGTGAACTCTTCCAGGATGGGCGTATTCAGCAAGGCCGCTTCGATGGCGCCCAGCGCGCTGTAACAATCGCGCGGCGACGCCAGCCAATTTTGCGGCGTGCTCAGTTGGTAGTTAAGCAACTTGCCCTCAGCAATCAATAGATGATGCAAGGCGGGGCCGCGTCCGCTTTCCCAAAAACCCACACCCATCGCCGCTTTTGGCACGTGGTAACGCACAGAAAGTTCGTGCTTGCCGGGGCGGCGCAAGTAATCGAACCCCTGCAATAACATTTCAAAGGCCGCCATCGCGGTGTAAGCCGTTTGCGCGGCGCGTGCGCGCACGCGCTCCAATGTGTTGGGTTGCGCCGGAAGCTGCCAGCAAAATTTGAAGGCCGGCAGTTGAAATTTCGGCAATTCGATTTCCAGCCCCTGCTGCGTCACCTGGATAAATTCACTGGTCAGCCGGTCGGCCAAGGCCGTGATCCACAATTGCGCCAAGGCGCCGGTTTCGACGGTTTCGCGATCCCAACGCGGCGCGGTCAACCAGGAATAACGCCCCAGCCAGGCGCGCGTCGCCGGTTGCGGCAGGGTCTGTTTGTTCCAGGGATGATAGGGCGACAACGGCGCGCCCGCCGGGTCTGCGTCACAATAATCGCCCGCCCAGGGCTGGTAATAAGAGTGCTCGACAAACTCCTCCACGCCCAGGTTGAGTTCGGCCAGCCGCGTCGTCCGTAACGCGCCACCGATGACAACGCCAGGCGTCAGCCAACGGTGTTCGCCCCAGGCGCTACAATTTTCATAACTGGCGTCGTAATGCTGCGGGTTATCCCACAGCCCGGCGCTCAGCAAGTTGGCCCGCGTCTGGCCCAGACGCTTGAAGCGCGGTTCGCTTTCGAGCAGGAAATTGATGAGGTCATTCCACAGCGCCAGCACGCGCTTGGCAAAATCCACCAATTGATTCAGCCGGCCTAGCACCTGCGTGAACAGCTCTTTGTCCGCCACAATCCCGATGCCACCCGGATACAGCGTGGTCGGATGCGGGTATTTGCCGAACAGAATGGCCGTCAGTTCGCGCGCCGTGCGCAGCAATTGCCAGGCCTCGCTGTGCAAATGCCCTTGCAGGCGATTCAAGCCCAGCATAATGCTGGCAATCGTGGGCATCCCGTGCAGCAGCGCGCCGGGCGCAGCCGACTGCTGAGCCTTGCGCCAGAGCGCCGGATTCGTGCGGCTCATCACGGCCTCTGAATAGTCCGGCCCCGATAGCATGAAAAGGCTGTAGAGGTTATTGGCGATCAGTTCGGCGCTTTGCCCCAGATTGCGCAGCAGCACCACCAGCGGCGGCGGCACTACGCCGTAAGCCATCTCCAACGCCATGATTGAGGCAATCGTTTGCGCGCCGCTGTCACGCCCACAGGCCCGGCTCGCAAAATGCGGCGCATCGGAAGGGTGACGCTGCAACAGCAGCGGTTCGTATTCGCGCAACAAGTTCATGCTCAGCCGCGCATCCCAGACTTTGCGCTGCACCAGATCAACCACGCTGTAAAGACCCAATCCGCCGCTGGTTTGCGTCAGCGTAGAAACTTCAAAGGTCTGCACTTCCTGTTTTTGACGAAGTTCCTGAATCACCTGCGCCCGCAGCCGCGCCTGTTCGCGCCGCTCAGCGCCGTTGGCCACCACGAATGGTTCCGGCCACACGCCTTCGCAAAGCGAGAAACCGCCCTCAGCCGCACTGCGAATGGGCAAGTTGTCGAAGCGCAGCTCAGACGCCAACCCGCTTACCGTTCCTGCTTTGGTTAGCACTGCTTCGTGAAAACCCAAGTCTTCCCCCTGTCCCTACTGGTCGGAAGCCGCGCCGAAGCGCTCGCTTGATGAATGGAGGCCTGCTGTTGTTTACAGCCAGGCCCCGTCAGGCGCTACGCCGCCACTACGTCAGGCCGCGCGAACGGCAAAGAATGGTCGGCAAAATTGCGCTCGGTGCAGGCAATGCAAGCGCCGCCCACCCGCGTGCAACCACCCAAACCGCGCATCCAGCCCTGGTCTGGCACCGGGCACGCCGCTTTGGCCGGACGCACCGCGTCGTAGGGCACATCCGGGGGATAATCGGCGCGCGGCGGCAGCGGATAGGTCGTTTTGTTGAATAACCAGCGGGGTCGGTGGTGCTCATCCAATTCAAGCGGCACCAGATGCGCCAAGTGCAAAAAGACGTACAGCAGCGTTTCCACCATCCACTCGCCAACAGGGGCACAACCCGGCAGGTGCACGACCGGCAAATCGCCCCGGCTGCGAAACTGCTTGCCCAAAACGTCGTCAATGCCTTTGACCGCGCCGCCCGGTACCGTCTCTGACGACAGCGCGGCAGGCAGCCCGCCGAAACTGGCGCAACTGCCCACGGCCAGCACGGCCTCGGCGCGCGGGGCCAGCAATTGCAACCACCCCGCCGTCGTCATCGGCTGGCCCGTGCGATCAACGCCAATTTGCGCAAAGCTCCCGTTCAATCCAGCGGGTTCTTCGTGCAAGGCTCCATCCAAGACCAAGAGAAACGGTTGCAATTCGCCGCTCGACGCACGCCGCAAGAGCGTTTCGTAGCTCTCGCCCGGCTTCCAGTAATTTTCATAAACGGGCAGCAGCGACCCCGTTGACCGGGATGGATTTTTCATTTGGGAGAAGTAGTGCGGGCCGAATTGCGGATGAATCAGCGCGAGCCGCGGCGCGTCCGGGAGGTTGCCGAGGAGCAAATCTTCCAGGCTGGGTTCCGCCGCACCCAATAATGCTTGGGTACAGCCGTCGCAACCCGCACCTGAAAGCCAAATCAGCCAAGCCGTTTCAGAAAAGCCATTCCCTTGTCTCATACCACCGTCACCTTGTTCGCAGCCACTATCGGCGTTGAACGAATCCAGAAGCAGGCCCAAACGCTGGCTAACCCACTGGCCAGAATACCTGCACGCCCTTACTTTGGAGAATTGCCGACGAGAATTGCCGGCGCAGCCCGGGAAAGTCGGGCGCGATTATAGTCCGGTCATTTCCGGCGTGGCAACTTAAACTTTTGCCGCGACTTACTCTTTGTACAGCGGACGGCCAGTTCGCTGTCGGGCGGGGCACAACGAACGCTGACCGAAATGATAATCTCCCTGCCATGTTCTGAATTGCGCGCCCCCAGCGGACTGGCCGTCCGCTGTACAACCCCAATTTGACTGAACTTCCGATTTCATGTCTCATGCAAGTTACGGATTGAGGCGCAGACCTCAACATAGGCACAACGCTAAACAACATTCCAATCGGGACAGCAAGCAAGGCATAAACGTGGCATCGCACACGGCTTTTGACCCAACACCGAGGTGCGCAAAGGTTCGACGGCTAATCCGCTGGGCAGGCTTTGCATTATGCGCCCGGCAAGACACAGACAAGACGCCAGCATCAACGTGAACGCATCCTCTAAATCACCGGGTCAATGCCCGCAGCAAGTTCTAGCGCCATCCACGGCGAACCACCCTTTGGCGGAGCCTTCCCGGCGCTGTCCGACAGACGGTGTTTACTGGCGCGCCGAAGGCAGTCTGCTCAATCTCAGCGCCGTCCGCCCGATTGGCTTTTTCACCTGGAATTCCCAACGCTTTTCTGAACGCTGGTTGCGGCGCGGCGGCCTGATGCTGTCGGCGCTGGTGCGACCGCTGCTCTATGCCGCCAACCGCAAATTCGCCACGCGCTGCTTGCACACCTTGCTGCGCGGCATCAGCCAGGATCGCCTGGATTTGCTGGGCGAGGAATACTTCCACTATCACGTCAAACCGCAACTCAAACCGCAGGGAGTGGCATCGCTAAAAGAAGCGCTGGCGCGGGGCGAAAAGATCATTCTGGTCAGTCAGGGTCTGGATCACGTAATGCGCCCGCTCGCTGAACACCTGGGCGTGAAATATCTGCTAACCAATCGCCTGGAATTCCGCGACGAATTAGCCACCGGACGTTTGCGCACACCCGTCATCCGCCCGCGCCAAGTGCTCGCCCGTTTTATCGGCAGCAAACCCGATGGCCGCTGGTCGGAGGAAAAACTCACCACCAAACTGGCTTACCCGATTGAAAGGCTGCGGCGCGCCGTGATGCCAACCGCGCGCCCGCTTGCGCCCTTGGCAACGCCTGCAGTCGTTTATGACGCACATCAGCAACTCGACCGGCTTTCGCCGAAAGAATCGTTGGCCGGCAAAAATGTTTTGCTCATCGGCTTCACCGGTTTCATCGGCAAGGTCTGGCTGGCCAAGCTGCTGCGCGATTTGCCCGAAATCGGCAAGGTGTATTTGCTCATCCGGCGCAACCGTTCCAACAGCGCCGTCCGCCGCTTTGAAAAAGTCGTCGAGGACTCGCCGCTCTTCGACCAATTCTATGAACAATATGGCGAGAAACTGCCCGACTTCCTCAGCGAAAAAGTCGAAGTCGTCGAAGGCGATGTCAGCCAGCCAAATCTGGGTTTTGACGAAGCGACGCGCTTGCGCTTGCAACGCGCTCTGGACGTCATCGTCAACAGTTCCGGCTTGACCGATTTCAATCCCGATCTGCGCCAGGCACTGGCAATCAATGTGGATGCGACCGTGCAGATGCTGGATTTCGTGCGCGCCTGCGACCACGCGGCGCTGCTGCACCTTTCGACCTGCTATGTCGTCGGCTTCCGTGATGGCCGCGTGAATGAGACGTTGAAACCGAACTACTCGCCAAAAGCCATCCCCGATTTCGACGCCGCCACCGAACACGCCGCGCTGCACGATCTTGCCAAAGAGATCGAAGCCCGCAGCGAATCCGAAGAAGTCACCGAACAGCTCAAGCAACAAGTCCGCGCCAAAGGCAAAGAGCTGAGCGACACCGAACTGGCCGCGCAAATCCGCAAACAGCGCCAACGCTGGGTGCGTTACGAATTGACCGAAGCCGGGATGAAACGCGCGAAGGAATTGGGCTGGCCCAACACTTACACGCTGACCAAAAGCATCGCCGAATCGCTCATCGTCAAGTTAGGCAGCGATCTGCCGATTGCCATCGTGCGGCCCTCGATTGTCGAAACGTCCACGCACGATCCATTCAAAGGCTGGAACGAAGGCGTCAACACGTCAGCGCCGTTGTCTTACCTGCTCGGCACCTTCTTCCGCCAACTGCCCTCGAATGAAAAGAAATGTCTCGACATCATCCCGGTTGATCTGGTGTGCCGCGGTATGATTTTGATCGTGGCGGCTCTGATCGAACGGCGGCACGCGCCGCTTTATCATCTGGCGACCTCGGCGATTAACCCTTGCGACATGCGCCGTTCCATCGAATTAACCGGCCTGGCGCACCGCAAGTATTACCGCGCCCAGGATGATTTCGATCACCGCCTGAAGCTCTATTTTGATTCGATCCCGGTGACGAAAGAACGCTACGAATCGTTCTCAGCGCCGCGCCAAAAACAGGTGATCAAAGCGCTGCAACGCATCGTTTCGCCGCTGCCGATGTGGCGCTCGCCATTGGTACGCAGCGAACGCGACCTGGATCGCGTCGAGAAATTGATTGAGTTGTACGAGCCTTTCATTTTGCATAACGACCACGTCTTCGAAGCGA carries:
- a CDS encoding SDR family oxidoreductase, whose translation is MAEPSRRCPTDGVYWRAEGSLLNLSAVRPIGFFTWNSQRFSERWLRRGGLMLSALVRPLLYAANRKFATRCLHTLLRGISQDRLDLLGEEYFHYHVKPQLKPQGVASLKEALARGEKIILVSQGLDHVMRPLAEHLGVKYLLTNRLEFRDELATGRLRTPVIRPRQVLARFIGSKPDGRWSEEKLTTKLAYPIERLRRAVMPTARPLAPLATPAVVYDAHQQLDRLSPKESLAGKNVLLIGFTGFIGKVWLAKLLRDLPEIGKVYLLIRRNRSNSAVRRFEKVVEDSPLFDQFYEQYGEKLPDFLSEKVEVVEGDVSQPNLGFDEATRLRLQRALDVIVNSSGLTDFNPDLRQALAINVDATVQMLDFVRACDHAALLHLSTCYVVGFRDGRVNETLKPNYSPKAIPDFDAATEHAALHDLAKEIEARSESEEVTEQLKQQVRAKGKELSDTELAAQIRKQRQRWVRYELTEAGMKRAKELGWPNTYTLTKSIAESLIVKLGSDLPIAIVRPSIVETSTHDPFKGWNEGVNTSAPLSYLLGTFFRQLPSNEKKCLDIIPVDLVCRGMILIVAALIERRHAPLYHLATSAINPCDMRRSIELTGLAHRKYYRAQDDFDHRLKLYFDSIPVTKERYESFSAPRQKQVIKALQRIVSPLPMWRSPLVRSERDLDRVEKLIELYEPFILHNDHVFEAKNVEILSAALPVAEQAAFGYDASTIDWWDYWINVHIPALRKWSYPLIEGRPLEKDESRPLRTFQMPTPALKSEPSLAAK
- a CDS encoding nickel-dependent hydrogenase large subunit, whose protein sequence is MASELRFDNLPIRSAAEGGFSLCEGVWPEPFVVANGAERREQARLRAQVIQELRQKQEVQTFEVSTLTQTSGGLGLYSVVDLVQRKVWDARLSMNLLREYEPLLLQRHPSDAPHFASRACGRDSGAQTIASIMALEMAYGVVPPPLVVLLRNLGQSAELIANNLYSLFMLSGPDYSEAVMSRTNPALWRKAQQSAAPGALLHGMPTIASIMLGLNRLQGHLHSEAWQLLRTARELTAILFGKYPHPTTLYPGGIGIVADKELFTQVLGRLNQLVDFAKRVLALWNDLINFLLESEPRFKRLGQTRANLLSAGLWDNPQHYDASYENCSAWGEHRWLTPGVVIGGALRTTRLAELNLGVEEFVEHSYYQPWAGDYCDADPAGAPLSPYHPWNKQTLPQPATRAWLGRYSWLTAPRWDRETVETGALAQLWITALADRLTSEFIQVTQQGLEIELPKFQLPAFKFCWQLPAQPNTLERVRARAAQTAYTAMAAFEMLLQGFDYLRRPGKHELSVRYHVPKAAMGVGFWESGRGPALHHLLIAEGKLLNYQLSTPQNWLASPRDCYSALGAIEAALLNTPILEEFTEPDEFTGIDLMRTIRSFDP